One segment of Actinomycetota bacterium DNA contains the following:
- a CDS encoding molybdenum cofactor guanylyltransferase, with translation MGQDKAWLELDGEPLVRRVASRLSRVCGRVLVASGDGRRLGTLPWEQVADAAPGRGPLAGIVAGLEAADTPLVAVAAVDQPFVSAQVLVALASAWRGEPAVVPLVDGRVQPFPGVYAKDASACLGRVLASGTGSVTHALSTVGTRIAGPEIWAGADPDGAFAVDLDRPADLAALRPS, from the coding sequence ATGGGCCAGGACAAGGCGTGGCTGGAGCTCGACGGTGAACCGCTGGTCCGGCGGGTGGCGTCGCGCCTGTCGCGTGTGTGTGGCCGCGTGCTCGTCGCGTCGGGTGACGGTCGGCGGCTGGGAACGCTGCCGTGGGAGCAGGTCGCCGACGCGGCGCCGGGCCGCGGACCGCTCGCCGGGATCGTGGCGGGCCTGGAAGCGGCCGACACGCCGCTGGTCGCGGTCGCGGCGGTGGACCAGCCGTTCGTCTCGGCTCAGGTGCTGGTCGCGCTGGCCAGCGCATGGCGAGGCGAACCGGCGGTGGTCCCACTCGTCGACGGCCGCGTGCAGCCGTTCCCCGGCGTCTACGCCAAGGATGCAAGCGCTTGTCTCGGCCGGGTGCTCGCGTCCGGGACCGGGAGCGTCACCCATGCGCTGTCGACCGTCGGAACGCGGATCGCCGGCCCCGAGATCTGGGCCGGCGCGGACCCCGATGGCGCCTTCGCCGTGGATCTCGACCGCCCAGCCGACCTCGCGGCACTCCGGCCCAGCTGA
- a CDS encoding DMT family transporter: MSTSQPTRTQTPAARTAAPLPPSATVAGLVLGVVAVSSAAVLIRVADAHPLAIAFWRCLGGAVALGPFALRARRGAPPLEAAQRRQIAGAGVLLAVHFALWITSLDFTTVASSVTLVTLSPVFVGVGAAALLREPPTRRAWIGMAITMAGALVIGVGDLSDIALGRGALFGDVLAFGGAIAVAGYLLAGRAARRRLPVSVYAGGVYAVAAVILLPAAVVAGARLTGYGAVTWLALLALVVGPQLLGHTVFNALLSTVTATVVSIVVLAEPVGATLLAWVFLDELPSALFWVGAPLILAGVFTATARRRGPAARPEPPPA, encoded by the coding sequence ATGTCGACCAGTCAACCGACCCGCACCCAGACGCCGGCGGCCCGGACCGCTGCGCCGCTGCCACCGTCCGCGACGGTCGCCGGGTTGGTGTTGGGCGTCGTCGCCGTGTCCTCCGCGGCAGTCCTGATCCGGGTCGCTGACGCACACCCGCTGGCGATCGCGTTCTGGCGCTGCCTGGGTGGGGCGGTGGCGCTGGGTCCGTTCGCGTTGCGTGCCCGCCGGGGGGCGCCGCCACTGGAAGCGGCACAGCGCCGGCAGATCGCCGGGGCGGGCGTGCTCCTGGCGGTGCACTTCGCGCTGTGGATCACGTCGCTGGACTTCACAACCGTCGCGTCGTCGGTGACGCTGGTGACCTTGTCGCCGGTGTTCGTCGGCGTGGGTGCCGCGGCCCTCCTGCGCGAGCCCCCGACCCGACGCGCCTGGATCGGCATGGCGATCACCATGGCCGGGGCGTTGGTCATCGGCGTGGGCGACCTGTCAGACATCGCACTCGGCCGGGGCGCGCTGTTCGGTGACGTTCTGGCCTTCGGTGGGGCCATCGCCGTGGCCGGGTACCTCCTGGCGGGGCGGGCAGCGCGCCGCCGCCTCCCCGTCTCGGTGTACGCCGGCGGCGTCTACGCGGTGGCGGCCGTCATCCTGCTGCCCGCGGCCGTGGTCGCCGGCGCACGACTGACGGGGTACGGCGCCGTGACCTGGCTGGCCTTGCTGGCCCTGGTCGTCGGACCACAGCTGTTGGGCCACACGGTCTTCAACGCGCTGCTGTCGACGGTCACCGCCACGGTGGTGTCGATCGTCGTGCTCGCCGAGCCGGTCGGCGCGACCCTGCTCGCGTGGGTCTTCCTCGACGAGTTGCCCAGCGCCCTGTTCTGGGTCGG
- a CDS encoding histidine phosphatase family protein produces the protein MVKQLELRRHTDNDGDVLTDEGVRHALEVGRRLHDRYEVVVSTGAQRATQTAACFLAAGCQGVDRGVVVERGLRSDHEDRWKEAYQEAGGGALSDFKRVAADFVEQEAKVLGDALRRVLDSLDDGGRALIVGHSPTNEAAVYGLTGQELEPVSKGAGVLVVVDGDRYEVSALE, from the coding sequence ATGGTCAAGCAACTCGAACTGCGACGGCACACCGACAACGACGGTGACGTGCTCACCGACGAAGGGGTCCGCCACGCCCTGGAGGTCGGCCGGCGCCTGCACGACCGCTACGAGGTGGTCGTGTCCACCGGCGCGCAGCGGGCCACGCAGACCGCGGCGTGCTTCCTCGCTGCGGGCTGTCAAGGGGTCGATCGCGGCGTGGTGGTGGAGCGAGGGTTGCGCTCGGACCACGAGGATCGCTGGAAGGAGGCCTACCAGGAGGCCGGTGGCGGGGCGCTGTCCGACTTCAAGCGGGTCGCAGCCGACTTCGTCGAGCAGGAGGCCAAGGTCCTCGGTGACGCGCTGCGGCGCGTGCTCGACTCGCTCGACGACGGCGGCCGCGCGCTGATCGTGGGCCACAGCCCCACCAACGAGGCTGCGGTGTACGGCCTGACGGGGCAGGAGCTGGAGCCGGTCTCCAAAGGCGCCGGTGTGCTGGTCGTGGTCGACGGTGACCGCTACGAGGTGAGCGCCCTCGAGTGA
- a CDS encoding protein kinase → MTRPGDLLADRYELLEVLGQGGMGRVYRARDRVLDRDVAVKVMAPHLVGDPGAVQRFRDEARAAARLGHRNVVRIYDTGSSGAGEYIVMELVDGPSLKDLLADAGRLPVQRAMATASAIASALAAAHEQGLVHRDVKPANVLWTSDGTVKVTDFGIARITGDDVDATVAAGFGSVLYLSPEQATGERVDARADIYSLGCVLYEMLAGRPPFTADKPIGILHQHVHRQPDPPSAAVPEVPRALDAVVLRALAKDPDDRYRSAHELRADLHRVRQGEPPLAAGGHRTDHPADDTVAIAPIRAPDADTRVVIRTTSAGAGHRRTGTVLAVTAAVVIVLVLAAVGLGALFGSRARPGPPGAPETQTLRSVVGPGPVVPDGEPADPRR, encoded by the coding sequence GTGACCCGACCTGGTGACCTGCTCGCCGACCGCTACGAGCTGCTGGAGGTGCTCGGCCAAGGCGGGATGGGCCGCGTCTACCGCGCGCGGGACCGCGTCCTCGACCGCGACGTCGCGGTCAAGGTCATGGCGCCCCACCTGGTCGGCGATCCCGGTGCGGTGCAGCGTTTCCGGGACGAAGCCCGCGCCGCTGCCCGGCTGGGGCACCGCAACGTGGTGCGCATCTACGACACCGGTTCGAGCGGCGCGGGTGAGTACATCGTCATGGAGCTGGTCGACGGCCCCTCGCTGAAGGACCTGCTCGCCGACGCCGGTCGTCTGCCGGTCCAGCGCGCCATGGCCACAGCGTCGGCCATCGCCAGTGCTCTGGCCGCTGCCCACGAGCAGGGGCTGGTGCACCGCGACGTCAAGCCGGCCAACGTGCTGTGGACGAGCGACGGGACGGTGAAGGTCACCGACTTCGGGATCGCTCGCATCACCGGTGACGACGTGGACGCCACGGTCGCTGCCGGGTTCGGCTCGGTCCTGTACCTGTCTCCCGAGCAGGCGACCGGCGAGCGAGTCGACGCTCGCGCCGACATCTACTCCCTGGGCTGCGTCCTGTACGAGATGCTCGCCGGACGCCCACCGTTCACCGCGGACAAACCGATCGGGATCCTGCACCAGCACGTCCACCGCCAGCCCGACCCGCCATCCGCTGCGGTTCCCGAGGTGCCGCGTGCGCTGGATGCGGTGGTGCTGCGGGCGCTGGCCAAGGACCCCGACGACCGCTACCGATCCGCCCACGAGCTCCGCGCCGACCTGCACCGCGTCCGCCAGGGGGAACCGCCGTTGGCCGCCGGAGGCCACCGCACCGACCACCCCGCGGACGACACGGTGGCGATCGCGCCGATCCGTGCTCCCGATGCCGACACGCGTGTCGTCATCCGAACGACGTCGGCGGGCGCAGGCCACCGGCGGACGGGGACGGTCCTGGCTGTCACGGCCGCGGTGGTCATCGTCCTGGTCCTCGCTGCGGTGGGGCTCGGGGCGTTGTTCGGATCGCGGGCGCGCCCAGGTCCGCCGGGTGCGCCCGAGACCCAGACGCTGCGGTCGGTCGTCGGTCCAGGGCCGGTCGTTCCCGACGGGGAGCCGGCGGATCCGCGCCGGTAG
- a CDS encoding protein kinase → MAQPGEVLGGRYELTARLGRGGMAEVFRGQDRLLDRPVAVKVLSSAVAENASFQERFGREARAAASLTHPNIVAIHDTGSDNATQFIVMELVDGPTLQQLVADEAPLPPRRSVAIAAQVCAALAAAHDRGIVHRDIKPANIMIARDGTVKVTDFGIARAVAAATVTDAVYGSAPYMAPEQARGDPVDARADIYALGCVLHEMLTGMPPFAGDSPLAVVSQHLHQAPRPPSARVGGVDADVDAVVLRALAKDPDDRYADAGDFRDDLARLQRGEEPVAAAVPLDATRLLPRGEAETLPVGPHGPPRRSAERHRVVVAPPDAVSAGTQRTIFWFIVVAIAALLVWFIASTVDFRLDRFLPAPPDVEATGEPPPALEPEATPTPGTPRQREPAPETEPAPETQPEPEPTTATPTQPPTPGPVVTVPRVGLRIGTQPR, encoded by the coding sequence TTGGCACAACCGGGTGAGGTGCTTGGCGGGCGGTACGAGCTCACGGCGCGGCTCGGACGCGGCGGGATGGCCGAGGTCTTCCGCGGCCAGGATCGCCTCCTCGACCGGCCGGTCGCGGTCAAGGTCCTGTCCTCGGCGGTCGCCGAGAACGCGTCCTTCCAGGAGCGCTTCGGCCGCGAAGCCCGTGCCGCTGCATCGCTGACACACCCCAACATCGTCGCGATCCACGACACCGGTTCGGACAACGCCACACAGTTCATCGTGATGGAGCTGGTGGACGGACCCACGCTGCAGCAGCTGGTCGCCGATGAGGCCCCGCTACCGCCCCGCCGCAGCGTGGCGATCGCCGCCCAGGTCTGCGCGGCGCTGGCCGCGGCACACGACCGTGGGATCGTCCACCGTGACATCAAGCCGGCCAACATCATGATCGCGCGCGACGGGACCGTGAAGGTCACGGATTTCGGCATCGCCCGCGCGGTGGCCGCTGCGACCGTCACCGACGCCGTGTACGGCTCGGCGCCCTACATGGCGCCCGAGCAGGCCCGCGGCGACCCCGTCGACGCCCGCGCGGACATCTACGCGTTGGGCTGCGTGCTCCACGAGATGCTCACCGGGATGCCGCCGTTCGCCGGCGATTCACCGCTGGCGGTGGTGTCCCAGCACCTGCACCAGGCGCCCCGCCCCCCGTCCGCGCGGGTGGGTGGTGTCGACGCGGACGTCGATGCGGTCGTGCTGCGGGCGCTGGCCAAGGACCCCGACGACCGCTACGCCGACGCCGGCGACTTCCGCGACGACCTCGCCCGCCTCCAGCGTGGCGAGGAGCCCGTGGCCGCCGCCGTCCCGCTGGACGCGACGCGACTGCTGCCGCGCGGCGAGGCTGAGACCCTCCCGGTCGGCCCTCACGGCCCGCCCCGCCGCAGCGCCGAACGCCACCGCGTGGTGGTCGCACCACCCGACGCCGTCTCCGCCGGGACGCAACGGACGATCTTCTGGTTCATCGTGGTCGCGATCGCCGCGCTGCTTGTTTGGTTCATCGCCTCGACCGTGGACTTCCGCCTCGACCGGTTCCTGCCGGCACCACCGGACGTGGAGGCGACCGGAGAGCCACCCCCGGCGCTCGAGCCGGAGGCCACACCGACCCCCGGCACGCCACGGCAGCGGGAGCCGGCGCCGGAGACGGAACCGGCGCCCGAGACGCAACCGGAGCCCGAGCCGACCACGGCGACGCCGACGCAGCCACCGACCCCCGGTCCGGTCGTGACGGTGCCCAGGGTGGGGTTGCGGATCGGCACGCAGCCGCGGTGA